In the genome of Nitrospira japonica, one region contains:
- a CDS encoding RNA recognition motif domain-containing protein, with protein MGSKLYVGGLPYAATETQLTTLFAAHGKVESARVIADKFTGQSRGFGFVEMSTPEEAQAAITALNGSQMDGRSLTVNEAKPQESRSGGGKRFGGGGSGNDFGGRNRF; from the coding sequence ATGGGTTCCAAATTATATGTAGGCGGTCTGCCGTACGCGGCAACCGAGACGCAACTCACCACTCTGTTTGCCGCACACGGCAAGGTTGAATCAGCCCGTGTCATCGCTGACAAGTTTACCGGGCAATCGCGAGGCTTCGGCTTCGTCGAAATGTCGACGCCGGAAGAAGCCCAGGCAGCCATTACGGCTTTGAATGGGTCTCAAATGGATGGTCGGTCACTTACGGTGAACGAAGCGAAGCCGCAGGAGTCCCGCTCCGGCGGTGGAAAGCGATTTGGTGGCGGAGGATCCGGCAACGATTTCGGCGGTCGGAATCGCTTCTAG